From Candidatus Poribacteria bacterium, the proteins below share one genomic window:
- a CDS encoding family 10 glycosylhydrolase yields MIVLPSVTSGVPAGEVQYARSVAKRFSRMLSIIGFTADTLEDSSLSKARLKSLKLIVLPLNDVVSTQTTNLLKKFVADGGKLFVTYNLADTVAPLLGLQQTDWRKEESPGQFASIALNTPEIPDMPTSIRQASWNITVAAPTTPETKVIGYWHNIAGESTGLPALFLGKAGVFFSHIFLPDDILTKTRMLAALLGHLVPEFQRPLAKRSIEMMTSVGHTDGLKALATFVGESGVSGAVDALETGKHLMEKARAEYNSKTYTAAITTARASREAFSKAYFFSQSSLETEGRAVWNHSGLGAYPGDWDRSAKELAAAGVNMILPNMAWAGVAHYASKILPQSKTFTRYGDQLSQCVTAARKYGLEVHVWKITWNLEGAPKEFIEKIRKEGRTQVSATGNPLNWLCPSHPKNIQLELESILEIVANYDVDGIHLDYIRYPGSHACYCEECRKRFTLATRQQIDEWPASVLPKSSTHSEKYIEWRSQQITRLVRLLHKRLREANPDIKLSTAVFGAYPACVTSIGQDWIAWAKAGYVDFVCPMNYTEDTGYFTELLTNQLALMPKEVAIYPGIGATATNSLLTPDAVIEQIYHSRSLGASGWTIFDYSLDISETVLPALGMGVGKSKAQPSHVSSRLNQDLQD; encoded by the coding sequence GTGATTGTCTTACCGTCAGTCACATCCGGAGTGCCAGCGGGCGAGGTTCAGTATGCTCGTTCTGTCGCGAAGCGATTCAGTCGAATGCTCAGTATCATCGGTTTCACCGCCGACACCCTTGAAGATTCATCACTCTCTAAGGCGCGACTGAAATCCCTTAAGTTGATTGTTCTTCCATTGAACGACGTGGTATCAACACAGACGACGAACCTCTTGAAAAAATTCGTTGCGGATGGTGGTAAACTTTTCGTGACCTATAACTTGGCGGATACGGTGGCACCACTTTTGGGTTTGCAGCAAACGGATTGGCGAAAAGAGGAATCCCCTGGACAGTTTGCATCGATTGCGTTGAACACGCCCGAAATACCTGATATGCCGACATCTATTAGACAGGCATCGTGGAACATTACAGTCGCAGCGCCGACAACGCCAGAAACGAAAGTTATCGGGTATTGGCACAATATAGCAGGAGAATCGACTGGTTTGCCTGCTCTCTTTCTGGGCAAAGCGGGTGTATTTTTCAGCCACATTTTTCTTCCAGATGACATCCTAACCAAGACGCGAATGCTTGCCGCGCTCTTGGGGCATCTCGTTCCAGAATTTCAGCGTCCGCTTGCCAAGCGATCTATAGAAATGATGACCTCTGTTGGACATACGGATGGACTTAAGGCGTTGGCTACATTTGTCGGAGAAAGCGGTGTGTCAGGAGCAGTAGACGCTTTGGAAACAGGAAAACATTTGATGGAGAAGGCGCGCGCCGAGTATAATAGTAAGACTTACACTGCAGCGATAACGACAGCACGCGCAAGTCGAGAAGCGTTTTCAAAAGCCTATTTTTTCTCGCAGAGTAGCCTTGAAACCGAGGGACGTGCCGTGTGGAATCATTCTGGGCTCGGTGCCTACCCCGGTGATTGGGACAGATCTGCCAAAGAGTTAGCAGCGGCAGGCGTGAACATGATTCTCCCGAACATGGCGTGGGCAGGGGTAGCGCATTATGCCAGTAAAATCTTACCACAGAGCAAAACCTTCACGCGATATGGAGACCAGTTATCACAATGCGTTACAGCAGCACGCAAGTATGGTTTAGAAGTGCACGTGTGGAAGATTACGTGGAATTTGGAGGGAGCACCGAAAGAGTTCATTGAGAAAATACGGAAAGAGGGACGAACCCAAGTCTCCGCCACCGGAAATCCACTGAATTGGCTCTGTCCATCACACCCGAAAAACATCCAGTTGGAATTAGAGAGCATATTGGAAATTGTAGCGAATTACGATGTAGATGGTATCCATCTGGATTATATACGTTATCCGGGTAGCCATGCGTGTTACTGTGAGGAGTGCCGTAAAAGATTCACGCTTGCAACACGACAGCAGATTGACGAATGGCCCGCCTCAGTTTTGCCAAAGAGTAGCACTCACAGCGAGAAATATATTGAGTGGAGATCGCAGCAAATTACCCGTTTGGTTCGCTTGCTACACAAACGGCTACGAGAGGCGAACCCGGACATCAAACTTTCTACAGCCGTCTTTGGAGCATATCCAGCGTGTGTCACTTCTATCGGACAGGACTGGATAGCGTGGGCAAAAGCGGGTTATGTCGATTTCGTGTGTCCAATGAATTATACAGAAGATACAGGCTATTTTACAGAGTTATTAACCAACCAACTCGCCTTGATGCCTAAAGAGGTAGCCATTTATCCCGGTATTGGCGCGACTGCCACGAATTCGCTGCTGACACCAGATGCGGTGATTGAGCAGATTTATCACTCGCGTTCCTTAGGGGCTTCAGGATGGACAATTTTTGACTATTCCCTTGACATTTCTGAGACTGTATTACCAGCACTCGGAATGGGTGTCGGGAAATCTAAAGCACAACCGTCGCATGTTTCTTCTCGTCTGAATCAGGATTTGCAGGATTAA
- a CDS encoding DUF2283 domain-containing protein, with product MDLNKDRLKIVYDREADVLYVTKGAPEHTDYVEYTEDVILRFHPETKQLVGFTLIDFSEHFAQKDADIALPFGADFHADAVPRT from the coding sequence ATGGATCTCAATAAAGATAGACTTAAGATTGTCTATGACCGGGAGGCAGATGTACTCTATGTAACAAAGGGGGCACCAGAGCACACTGACTATGTTGAATATACCGAAGACGTTATTCTGCGTTTCCATCCCGAGACAAAACAACTGGTGGGTTTCACGCTCATTGATTTTTCTGAGCACTTCGCTCAAAAGGACGCAGACATCGCCCTGCCTTTCGGTGCGGATTTTCATGCAGATGCTGTGCCGCGTACTTAA